In Zobellia roscoffensis, the following are encoded in one genomic region:
- a CDS encoding sodium:solute symporter family transporter: MSKLATLDYISIGIYLLLMAGVGLFFGWFVKDIKGYFKGGNTIPWGISGISNFMGSLSTFVFIAYAGIAYKDGLIGVTVLWSAVIPFVFAALIIGKLWVRSRIITPVEYLETRFNANIRQLFGWTGLGMRFLDNMVRQYAMGIFLVTATDLTFVQAIIFSGAITTLFTIVGGVWAVVVMDTLQFVILIFVSVLLVPLSLEAAGGLGTLMDKLPNHFEFFSGPKGQPLWLMVYFIMILFKYNGNWVFIQRFYSVKDEKATRKLGFFSAALLLIFPIIFLLPAIAAADILPGLEDPEQAYVAVAVHLLPAGLLGLMIAAMFSATMSSLNSEFNVMSAVLTNDIYKRLINPKASEKQLIFAARLNIVLVGAIVVAGSLFVGKLGGAFEANKILTGLFAIPLAIPLVLGLMFKKTNSVGAFFTVLIGICTGLILTLSSDFTWEIATLIQIVSCIAIFFLSGFLLSSKENYKKRVNNFFEKIRTPLTPNEIGEPDPKFRFALANLFSIAIGASGLLFCAVSLPSIGLESGKIALAIGGACIILAILLKWFTTGTFKFSNKSTK, from the coding sequence TTGAGCAAACTCGCTACATTAGATTATATATCCATCGGCATCTATCTACTTTTGATGGCTGGGGTCGGCCTGTTTTTCGGATGGTTCGTAAAGGATATAAAAGGGTACTTCAAAGGAGGAAATACCATTCCTTGGGGCATTTCTGGTATCAGTAATTTTATGGGGTCACTCAGCACCTTTGTTTTTATTGCTTACGCAGGTATTGCTTATAAGGATGGCCTTATCGGAGTGACTGTATTATGGAGTGCTGTTATACCCTTTGTGTTTGCAGCATTAATTATAGGAAAACTTTGGGTTCGGTCTCGAATCATAACTCCGGTTGAATATCTCGAAACACGATTTAATGCCAATATTCGTCAATTATTTGGATGGACAGGCTTGGGCATGCGCTTTCTAGATAACATGGTACGGCAGTATGCTATGGGTATTTTTTTAGTTACCGCCACGGATTTGACGTTTGTGCAGGCCATCATTTTTTCTGGAGCAATAACCACACTTTTTACCATAGTGGGTGGGGTTTGGGCCGTAGTTGTCATGGATACGCTACAATTTGTTATTTTAATTTTTGTTTCGGTATTATTGGTCCCTCTTTCTTTGGAAGCGGCAGGAGGACTTGGCACCTTGATGGATAAGCTCCCTAACCATTTTGAGTTTTTCTCCGGCCCTAAAGGCCAACCGTTGTGGCTGATGGTCTATTTCATAATGATTCTTTTTAAGTATAATGGAAATTGGGTCTTTATTCAGCGATTTTACAGCGTAAAGGACGAAAAAGCTACCAGAAAACTAGGTTTTTTTTCGGCAGCACTACTGTTGATATTTCCCATAATATTTTTGCTTCCAGCGATTGCGGCAGCCGATATTCTGCCTGGCCTGGAAGATCCAGAGCAAGCTTATGTAGCTGTGGCGGTGCATTTGCTTCCTGCAGGTTTGTTGGGCTTGATGATTGCCGCCATGTTCTCGGCCACTATGTCTTCTTTGAATTCAGAATTCAACGTAATGTCCGCGGTATTGACCAATGACATTTACAAACGTCTAATTAATCCTAAAGCGAGTGAAAAACAACTGATTTTTGCGGCGCGATTAAATATTGTATTGGTGGGAGCCATTGTTGTTGCAGGCTCGTTATTCGTGGGAAAACTGGGGGGAGCTTTTGAAGCCAACAAGATTTTGACTGGACTTTTCGCCATTCCGTTGGCTATTCCTCTTGTACTAGGACTAATGTTCAAGAAAACCAATTCTGTTGGGGCCTTTTTTACAGTACTGATTGGTATTTGTACGGGGTTGATTTTGACCTTGTCAAGTGATTTCACGTGGGAAATAGCGACCTTGATACAGATTGTAAGTTGTATTGCTATATTCTTCCTATCGGGATTTCTACTGAGTTCCAAAGAAAATTACAAAAAAAGGGTCAATAATTTTTTTGAGAAAATACGAACCCCTTTGACCCCTAATGAAATAGGCGAGCCGGATCCAAAATTTCGTTTTGCTTTGGCCAATCTTTTTTCAATCGCCATTGGCGCATCTGGATTATTGTTTTGTGCCGTAAGCCTACCCTCCATCGGGTTGGAGAGTGGAAAAATAGCCTTGGCTATCGGCGGGGCCTGTATCATATTGGCCATACTCTTAAAATGGTTTACAACGGGAACCTTTAAATTTTCAAATAAATCAACAAAATGA
- the uxaC gene encoding glucuronate isomerase, translating into MTTPYIHKDFLLSDELSRSLYYDFAQQLPIIDFHNHLNPAMIASNAQPENLSKLWVMSDQYKHRAMRINGIPEDGITGNATDYDKYLNWVKTLPRTLGNPLYQWSYLELKRVFDIDSTLNESSAKDIWNECQKQIDSGKLATVSLLKKFNVEVLCTSDDLLDDVSIHKKASEKGIVILPSLRTDSIVNKPEEFQIWHKVLENLTQIKIKDLDSYEAAVLKRFDLFSDAGCKLADQALDSGFEFHYIDKSKVETIFKQFLSGEQLSDEDMVSLQSYLLVMVGRACAQKNWILQLHIGAQRKTSSRLKKLVGGAGGYASIGSVTNISTLVEVLDTMDKNGQLPKIILYNLNPVDNAAFASLTGSFPEDGVSGKIQFGPAWWYNDHYEGIINQLKALASHGLLHNSIGMTTDSRSFVSMSRHEFFRRVFCDLISTWVKQGLLPNDMSILKELIEDVCYRNAKKWILNINQ; encoded by the coding sequence ATGACAACCCCATATATTCACAAAGATTTTTTGTTGTCGGATGAACTTTCAAGGTCGTTATATTACGATTTTGCCCAGCAACTACCAATTATCGATTTTCATAATCACTTGAATCCGGCGATGATAGCCAGTAACGCCCAGCCGGAAAACTTATCCAAATTATGGGTAATGTCCGATCAATACAAACATCGGGCGATGCGAATCAACGGTATTCCCGAAGACGGAATTACAGGGAATGCAACGGATTATGATAAATATTTAAATTGGGTAAAAACCCTTCCAAGAACATTAGGAAATCCACTTTATCAATGGAGCTATCTCGAACTAAAAAGGGTTTTCGATATCGATTCGACACTGAATGAAAGTTCGGCTAAGGATATTTGGAACGAATGCCAAAAACAGATTGATTCTGGCAAGCTTGCCACTGTTTCGCTACTAAAAAAATTCAATGTTGAAGTACTTTGCACGTCCGATGATTTGCTTGACGACGTGTCTATACATAAAAAGGCCTCCGAAAAGGGAATTGTCATCTTGCCTTCGTTACGCACGGATAGTATCGTAAATAAACCGGAAGAGTTCCAGATTTGGCACAAAGTTTTGGAGAACCTTACCCAAATTAAAATTAAGGATTTGGATAGTTATGAAGCCGCTGTACTGAAAAGATTTGATCTCTTTTCGGATGCTGGCTGTAAACTGGCAGATCAAGCATTGGATTCTGGTTTTGAGTTCCATTATATTGATAAATCAAAGGTTGAGACGATTTTCAAGCAGTTTTTGTCAGGTGAACAATTGAGCGATGAGGATATGGTTTCTTTACAATCCTATCTTTTAGTAATGGTTGGGAGGGCCTGCGCTCAAAAAAATTGGATTTTGCAGTTACATATCGGAGCTCAACGGAAGACCAGCTCACGATTGAAGAAGTTGGTGGGCGGGGCTGGTGGCTATGCATCCATCGGAAGTGTCACTAATATTTCGACACTGGTCGAAGTGCTTGATACCATGGATAAAAATGGTCAATTACCTAAGATTATTCTGTATAACCTGAATCCTGTCGATAATGCGGCTTTTGCTTCTTTAACAGGGTCTTTTCCTGAAGATGGTGTTTCCGGAAAAATTCAATTCGGGCCGGCATGGTGGTATAATGACCATTACGAGGGTATTATAAACCAGTTAAAGGCCTTGGCGAGTCATGGGCTTTTGCACAATTCAATTGGCATGACTACTGACTCCCGCAGTTTTGTGTCTATGTCTAGACACGAATTCTTTAGAAGGGTTTTTTGTGATTTGATTTCAACTTGGGTCAAGCAAGGGCTTCTTCCAAATGATATGTCCATCTTAAAAGAATTGATAGAGGATGTCTGTTATCGGAATGCAAAAAAATGGATACTAAACATTAACCAATAA
- a CDS encoding SDR family NAD(P)-dependent oxidoreductase, translating to MENKIAVVTGAGGTLCSAMAIDLAKQGYKVALLGRTEEKLKIVEHKIRANGGIAISVCADVADEAAMRGAKDIIESELGICTLLINGAGGNQNDALPNIPEFDERELNNDDAVKGFFNLNMEVFQSVIDINTMGTVIPCFVFGKSMAKNKQGNIINFASMTSYRPITRVAAYAMAKNGIESFTQWLAAYLAPANIRVNAIAPGFFLNDRSRKIMFNADGSQTERAQNILRQTPMKRFGEAPELIGCMNWLIDEKNAGFVTGITIPVDGGFLSSPGV from the coding sequence ATGGAAAATAAGATTGCAGTAGTAACAGGAGCGGGTGGTACACTTTGCTCGGCAATGGCAATAGACTTGGCTAAGCAAGGATATAAGGTCGCTCTGTTGGGTAGAACCGAAGAGAAATTGAAAATCGTGGAGCACAAAATTAGAGCCAATGGCGGTATTGCTATTTCTGTATGTGCAGATGTAGCAGATGAGGCCGCTATGAGAGGAGCCAAGGATATAATAGAAAGTGAATTAGGCATTTGTACACTGCTCATCAATGGTGCGGGAGGAAATCAAAACGATGCGCTTCCCAATATACCTGAATTTGACGAACGTGAGCTAAACAATGATGATGCGGTAAAAGGATTTTTCAATCTTAATATGGAGGTTTTTCAAAGTGTTATCGACATCAACACGATGGGGACGGTTATTCCCTGTTTTGTATTCGGGAAGAGTATGGCGAAAAACAAGCAAGGCAACATCATCAATTTTGCATCTATGACCAGCTATCGGCCAATTACGAGGGTAGCGGCTTATGCAATGGCTAAAAACGGGATCGAAAGTTTTACTCAATGGTTGGCTGCCTACTTGGCACCTGCAAATATTCGTGTAAATGCAATCGCACCAGGCTTCTTTCTGAATGACCGTAGCCGTAAGATAATGTTCAATGCAGACGGCTCGCAGACGGAACGCGCACAAAACATATTGAGGCAAACACCTATGAAACGTTTTGGTGAAGCCCCCGAACTCATTGGCTGTATGAATTGGTTGATTGACGAAAAAAATGCTGGGTTTGTGACAGGTATTACCATTCCGGTAGACGGAGGGTTTTTGTCCAGCCCAGGAGTATAA
- a CDS encoding beta-galactosidase: MKINLKITYLFAALIISTFSYAQKNQDITYSSIGAVQSRSSHEIAASNWSIGGETMDRDFTDFDQWKQYLGATGAKKIRLQAGWAKCEPKKGEYDFEWLDRIIDEVIAQGVEPWLQTSYGNPIYEGGGMPNLSGGFPVSEEALAAWDQWVMELVKRYKGRVKIWEIWNESDLNSENTPDAYSKIFVRTAEIIRSEIPEATIYALSLAGINVEYVEPFLAYLKKHDKLDLVDVITLHGYTYRPEEIYTKYEKIQSLTKSYSDHIIIGQGELGCPSENQKHYALKNYPWTEVSQSKWMLRKLLGDLGRDIPSLYFSIIDMNYVRVLEKVNGKITVLKDPIYTVNTKGLIKAKKDNTVDYLKPSYFAYQNLTSIFDYSLKRITNYPYVTDASSSLSVYGYRADSSDYQVVTIWENGDTPNNSTNKTTIDFEFTNGNFSEPVYVDMRTGEIFDIPKNDWSKKGTHYKFINIPIYDSPILIAEKSLIKLKSKKK, from the coding sequence ATGAAAATTAATCTTAAGATTACTTATCTATTTGCCGCCCTAATAATATCTACTTTTTCTTATGCTCAGAAGAACCAAGATATTACCTATTCTTCGATTGGAGCGGTACAGTCTCGAAGCTCACACGAAATTGCTGCTTCAAATTGGTCTATTGGAGGTGAAACGATGGATCGAGATTTCACAGATTTTGACCAATGGAAGCAATATTTAGGTGCAACGGGAGCCAAAAAAATCAGGTTACAAGCAGGATGGGCTAAATGTGAGCCAAAAAAGGGTGAATATGATTTTGAGTGGCTTGACAGAATTATTGACGAAGTAATAGCGCAAGGCGTGGAACCCTGGCTGCAAACGTCTTATGGAAACCCCATTTATGAAGGAGGTGGAATGCCAAATCTTTCTGGCGGTTTTCCTGTCTCAGAGGAAGCTTTGGCCGCTTGGGACCAGTGGGTTATGGAACTGGTAAAACGTTACAAGGGCAGGGTGAAAATTTGGGAAATCTGGAACGAGAGTGATCTTAATTCCGAGAATACTCCTGATGCTTATTCCAAAATTTTTGTGCGCACAGCTGAAATTATTCGTTCTGAAATTCCCGAAGCTACTATTTATGCGTTATCGTTGGCAGGAATCAATGTTGAATATGTAGAACCTTTTCTAGCCTACCTAAAAAAGCATGATAAGCTAGATTTGGTCGATGTGATTACGCTTCATGGTTACACCTATCGTCCTGAAGAGATATATACAAAATATGAAAAAATCCAGAGCTTAACGAAATCGTATTCCGATCATATAATTATAGGCCAGGGGGAATTGGGCTGCCCTTCCGAAAACCAAAAACACTATGCCCTGAAAAATTATCCATGGACGGAAGTTTCCCAATCAAAATGGATGTTAAGAAAGTTGTTAGGTGATCTTGGGCGTGATATACCTTCATTATATTTTTCAATAATCGACATGAATTATGTACGAGTTTTGGAAAAAGTAAATGGAAAGATTACCGTTCTGAAAGATCCAATTTATACTGTAAATACAAAGGGTCTTATTAAAGCGAAAAAAGATAATACAGTCGATTATCTAAAGCCATCATATTTTGCCTATCAAAATTTGACATCTATTTTCGACTACTCTCTAAAGCGTATTACCAATTATCCATATGTAACTGATGCCTCGAGTTCTCTTTCCGTGTATGGATATCGAGCGGACAGTTCAGATTATCAAGTTGTGACAATTTGGGAAAATGGTGACACGCCAAACAACTCAACCAACAAGACCACAATTGATTTTGAATTTACGAATGGAAATTTTTCTGAACCGGTCTATGTAGATATGCGTACCGGAGAAATATTTGACATTCCGAAAAATGACTGGAGTAAAAAAGGAACGCATTATAAGTTTATTAACATTCCAATTTATGACTCCCCTATTTTGATTGCAGAAAAAAGTCTGATTAAATTAAAATCTAAGAAAAAATAA
- a CDS encoding RraA family protein produces MSVEDYKKEVGMMNLEKLIEVREGVSTKKFPISDKELLSRYEKIYTGAISDVLREFTLMNQALPIRIRALKNYQTVAGFAFTVKSSSSTRVTGEMEFRTKMLDEMHENAFVVYDTSGDEESTSWGGVMTATAKGKGVKAACVDGGIRDTHQILEAEFPVFYKYRSSNGSLGRCLITDYQVPIQIDKCFIKPGDIILGDVDGVLAVPRDIAYEVLLRAEEIRENEKKIFGWVKEGQSAKEISDKGGYF; encoded by the coding sequence ATGAGTGTAGAAGATTATAAAAAAGAGGTCGGAATGATGAACCTCGAAAAGTTGATTGAGGTTCGGGAAGGCGTATCAACCAAAAAATTTCCTATTTCTGACAAGGAACTTTTAAGCCGTTATGAGAAAATATATACAGGAGCCATAAGTGATGTGCTTAGAGAGTTTACCTTAATGAACCAAGCCCTGCCGATTCGAATACGAGCCTTGAAAAACTATCAAACTGTTGCGGGTTTTGCATTTACGGTTAAGAGCTCTTCTAGTACAAGGGTAACCGGCGAAATGGAATTTCGTACCAAAATGCTGGACGAGATGCATGAAAATGCATTTGTGGTTTACGATACCAGTGGCGACGAGGAATCTACGTCTTGGGGAGGAGTAATGACAGCAACTGCTAAAGGAAAAGGAGTAAAAGCCGCTTGTGTTGATGGTGGGATTAGAGATACCCATCAAATTTTGGAGGCCGAATTTCCTGTATTCTATAAATACCGTTCTTCAAATGGTAGTTTGGGCCGATGTCTGATTACTGATTACCAGGTGCCAATTCAGATAGATAAGTGTTTTATTAAGCCAGGCGATATCATTTTGGGCGATGTTGATGGTGTACTTGCAGTACCAAGGGACATTGCTTATGAAGTGCTATTACGAGCAGAAGAGATACGGGAAAACGAAAAGAAGATTTTCGGTTGGGTAAAGGAAGGTCAATCAGCAAAGGAAATCTCTGATAAAGGGGGATACTTTTAA
- a CDS encoding mannonate dehydratase has product MKLSFLFFGNTPDEKWQLCRQMGIDYAIAKLAPELTGNPSIDDYDSFARSKEIFEENGFQLYGLEGDQFDMHRIKLGLEGKEEDIERYQRMLENMGRLRVSLLCYNFMATGWYRTHHAIPERGGAIVSGFNYETAKKEPFSEWGNFSEEQIWENYQWFIEQVMPVAEANNVKMALHPDDPPISPVHGIARIFTTAEAMDKALSFSDSPSHGLTFCQGTFTTMNEDVMAMLKKHGKNGKIFFVHIRDVVGNPEDFRETFHDNGPTDMFKMMQAYKEVGFDGPLRSDHVPTMAGEDNQNVGYEMKGNLFGIGYIKGLIHAAGIITS; this is encoded by the coding sequence ATGAAACTCTCTTTCTTGTTTTTTGGCAATACACCTGACGAAAAATGGCAGCTCTGTCGCCAAATGGGTATTGACTATGCCATTGCCAAGTTGGCCCCTGAACTTACTGGAAACCCTTCGATTGACGATTACGATTCCTTTGCCCGTTCAAAGGAAATATTTGAGGAAAACGGATTCCAGCTCTATGGACTGGAGGGCGACCAGTTCGACATGCACCGCATCAAGTTGGGCTTGGAAGGAAAGGAAGAAGATATCGAGAGGTATCAAAGGATGCTTGAAAACATGGGTCGCCTTAGGGTTTCTTTGCTCTGTTACAATTTTATGGCCACGGGCTGGTACCGAACGCATCACGCGATTCCTGAAAGGGGGGGGGCGATTGTCAGTGGGTTTAACTATGAAACGGCTAAAAAAGAACCCTTTTCGGAATGGGGCAATTTTTCTGAAGAGCAGATTTGGGAGAATTACCAGTGGTTCATCGAACAGGTAATGCCCGTAGCAGAGGCGAACAATGTTAAAATGGCGTTGCACCCTGATGATCCACCAATAAGTCCCGTTCATGGTATCGCCCGAATATTTACCACGGCCGAAGCAATGGACAAGGCACTTTCGTTTTCAGATAGTCCCTCACACGGTTTGACTTTCTGTCAAGGAACTTTTACTACTATGAATGAAGATGTAATGGCGATGCTCAAAAAGCACGGTAAGAACGGCAAGATATTCTTTGTACACATTAGGGATGTCGTTGGCAATCCCGAAGATTTCCGCGAAACCTTTCACGACAACGGCCCTACCGATATGTTCAAGATGATGCAGGCTTATAAAGAAGTCGGTTTTGATGGCCCATTACGATCTGACCACGTACCGACCATGGCGGGTGAAGACAATCAAAATGTGGGCTATGAAATGAAAGGCAACCTTTTTGGTATCGGCTATATAAAGGGGTTGATACATGCTGCAGGAATTATTACTTCCTAG
- a CDS encoding glycosyl hydrolase 115 family protein, whose amino-acid sequence MKHKLNRVLLVIVGLIFFQCTTTSDEFVISGEVTTSIFISSNEPEYVQLAAKDLIDDIELITGITLKTVTYMEECKGNCIVIGTVGDSDIRNIIDIEKISALEGAWEKFVIFSSKEGRNNRLNIIGGNPRGTMFGIYYFLEKELGVDPLKYWTGYEPEKREKIILQPIDYKSVEPDFKFRGWFINDEDLLTEFKDSGGIRKIDYPYYGQVTNPVLIREVAKAAVRLRYNLIIPASFLDIRNPAEERLIKEVSKRGLFISMHHIEPVGVSAFGYQNYWKEKEKNPLFSFYSEKEKLIETWTDYAKRWAIYPDVIWQIGLRGIADRPMWQADPGVPQSDEERAAIISDAMKVQKEIIMNVTGNQNPLMSTTLWAEGAFFHQEGLLKIPDNVMIIFADNSPGYVWQSDFYDTERSENNKYGIYYHYQLWGAGPHLAQAIPPSKPFQLFKEAMDRNTNEYAILNVSNIREFPLALQTSSDMFWNMDSFEPSEALKAWCANRFSDAPEETYAAYSQYFDSYQKVGNKQIPGFLDGQQRIKGLSILGQLNELLVDGHAQREEQAKQTKSIKVKDAFHLSLSDTNPAGGLPLDESLEKVNLQLAGFEKAKSLAVSADSKLAGMEKDFFESNLIGQVDIVIGLGQWLENCIYAKQAADNRDWETTRQHLRTALNAFEVIDSGKQKASKGKWKNWYRGDKKMNINALKERTKEVLKSVGEKM is encoded by the coding sequence ATGAAACATAAATTAAACCGAGTACTCCTAGTTATAGTTGGCTTAATTTTCTTCCAATGTACAACCACTTCGGATGAATTCGTTATTTCTGGAGAAGTTACCACCTCTATTTTTATCAGCTCTAACGAACCTGAATATGTACAACTTGCCGCAAAAGATTTGATTGACGACATTGAGCTGATTACCGGCATTACTTTAAAAACGGTGACTTATATGGAAGAATGCAAAGGTAATTGCATCGTAATTGGTACTGTAGGCGATTCGGACATAAGGAATATTATCGACATCGAAAAAATTTCCGCCTTGGAGGGGGCTTGGGAGAAGTTTGTTATATTTTCTTCAAAAGAAGGGAGGAATAACCGGCTAAACATTATTGGCGGTAATCCTCGGGGCACAATGTTCGGGATATATTATTTTTTGGAAAAGGAATTGGGTGTAGATCCATTGAAGTATTGGACAGGCTATGAGCCAGAAAAAAGAGAGAAAATTATATTGCAGCCAATTGACTACAAGAGCGTTGAGCCTGATTTTAAGTTTCGTGGCTGGTTTATAAATGATGAAGACCTTTTGACCGAATTCAAAGATAGTGGAGGTATCCGAAAAATTGACTACCCTTACTATGGTCAAGTCACAAATCCCGTGTTAATCAGGGAGGTTGCGAAAGCAGCAGTTCGACTACGTTACAATTTGATTATTCCCGCTAGTTTTTTAGACATAAGAAATCCTGCTGAAGAGCGCCTTATAAAAGAGGTTTCTAAACGAGGGCTATTTATTTCAATGCATCATATTGAACCAGTCGGAGTGAGTGCCTTTGGCTATCAGAATTATTGGAAGGAAAAAGAAAAAAACCCCTTGTTCAGTTTTTATAGTGAAAAGGAAAAGTTAATCGAAACGTGGACTGATTATGCCAAACGCTGGGCCATATACCCTGATGTTATTTGGCAGATTGGATTAAGAGGAATTGCAGATAGGCCTATGTGGCAGGCAGATCCTGGAGTACCACAATCTGACGAAGAAAGGGCTGCAATTATTTCCGATGCCATGAAGGTTCAAAAGGAAATTATCATGAATGTTACAGGTAATCAAAATCCTTTGATGTCTACTACACTGTGGGCCGAAGGAGCCTTTTTTCATCAGGAAGGGCTCTTAAAGATTCCGGATAATGTAATGATAATTTTTGCTGATAACTCTCCGGGTTATGTCTGGCAATCTGACTTTTATGATACAGAGCGTTCGGAAAATAATAAATATGGAATTTACTACCACTACCAATTATGGGGAGCGGGCCCGCATTTGGCACAGGCGATTCCACCATCTAAACCTTTTCAGTTATTTAAAGAGGCAATGGATCGAAATACAAACGAGTATGCCATTTTAAATGTTTCCAACATTCGAGAGTTTCCTTTGGCGTTACAGACTTCTTCTGACATGTTTTGGAATATGGATTCATTTGAACCTTCGGAAGCGCTAAAAGCATGGTGTGCCAATAGATTTTCTGATGCTCCCGAAGAAACCTATGCGGCATATAGTCAATATTTTGATAGTTATCAAAAAGTTGGAAATAAGCAGATACCTGGTTTTTTGGATGGTCAGCAGCGGATTAAGGGACTCAGTATATTGGGCCAATTAAATGAATTACTAGTGGATGGCCATGCCCAAAGAGAGGAACAAGCAAAGCAGACGAAAAGTATAAAAGTTAAAGATGCTTTTCACCTTAGTCTGTCGGATACAAACCCCGCTGGAGGACTTCCATTAGATGAAAGTTTGGAAAAGGTGAACTTACAACTTGCCGGCTTTGAAAAAGCGAAATCTTTAGCAGTATCGGCAGATTCGAAATTGGCGGGTATGGAAAAGGATTTCTTTGAAAGTAATCTAATTGGACAGGTGGATATAGTAATTGGTCTTGGCCAATGGCTAGAAAACTGTATTTACGCCAAACAGGCTGCCGATAATAGAGACTGGGAGACAACTAGACAACATTTACGAACAGCTTTAAATGCCTTCGAAGTAATAGATTCTGGAAAACAAAAGGCCTCAAAAGGCAAATGGAAGAACTGGTACCGAGGCGATAAAAAGATGAACATAAACGCCTTGAAAGAACGGACCAAAGAGGTGTTGAAAAGCGTGGGAGAGAAAATGTAA
- a CDS encoding glycosyl hydrolase family 28 protein: MTRQHFPKKNYYKVIMTLLMIGVLFLSMGVSTIPAETVIVPNFAKEYPRAQDFQVTAEGKELPVLEGTIAAMSYAIIKGKCTVTVVRDKSFKKVVVRPLSAGIKPKIIGNKVIFSIPKAMNLSIEFDDDIKRPLFLFTSPERENVPSKDDPNVRYYEAGKIYDAREIRLYDNETLYLEPGAIVQGYVTADNVNNIRILGSGILDQSARKTLKVNSILLTECENVLIQDVQIHDAWGWTLHPRGCDNVIIDNHKQTGWRANCDGIDIEASHNVEVKNSFIRSSDDCIAIKSKQPDIVRRRGSPKVDSVLIENTVLWNAIGGNALEVGFELKGDYVQNITFRDCDVIRVERGAALSIHNAEDTTVRNVTFENVRVEDARDELIDLYIGLSIYSVDIPAKYSRRFGFNIPDSLKDPDANDNRSQWLYLPQSERSSYSKNRGQIENVIFKDIQVVSEKVIPSLIKGWDDDYSVDGVVIENLTFGGKRMRSLEEAKIAIENATNTVIK, translated from the coding sequence ATGACAAGACAACATTTTCCTAAAAAAAACTATTATAAAGTTATCATGACCCTTTTGATGATTGGTGTTTTATTTCTAAGTATGGGTGTATCCACAATACCGGCTGAAACCGTAATCGTGCCGAATTTTGCCAAAGAATATCCCCGTGCTCAAGATTTTCAAGTTACCGCCGAGGGGAAGGAATTACCTGTTTTGGAAGGTACGATTGCCGCTATGTCGTATGCTATTATCAAGGGTAAATGTACGGTTACTGTCGTAAGAGATAAATCCTTTAAAAAAGTCGTCGTTCGCCCATTGAGTGCCGGAATTAAACCTAAAATTATTGGAAATAAGGTCATTTTCTCTATCCCAAAAGCGATGAATCTCAGTATTGAATTTGACGATGATATAAAAAGGCCACTTTTTTTGTTTACTAGTCCTGAACGTGAAAATGTCCCTAGCAAAGACGACCCCAATGTACGCTATTACGAAGCGGGTAAGATTTACGACGCCCGTGAAATTAGGCTATACGATAACGAAACCCTGTATTTGGAGCCTGGTGCAATTGTACAAGGCTATGTTACGGCTGATAATGTGAATAATATCAGAATATTGGGGAGTGGCATCTTGGATCAATCGGCCCGGAAAACCCTAAAGGTGAATTCCATACTACTTACAGAGTGCGAGAATGTACTAATCCAAGATGTTCAAATACACGATGCCTGGGGTTGGACACTGCACCCGAGAGGATGTGATAATGTTATTATTGACAACCATAAGCAGACTGGATGGCGTGCCAATTGCGACGGTATCGATATAGAGGCAAGTCATAATGTAGAAGTTAAAAATTCCTTTATTCGCAGTTCAGACGACTGTATTGCTATAAAAAGCAAACAGCCTGACATTGTGCGAAGACGGGGCAGCCCGAAAGTCGATAGTGTATTGATTGAAAATACTGTTTTATGGAACGCTATTGGCGGGAATGCCTTAGAGGTAGGTTTTGAGTTGAAAGGAGACTATGTTCAGAACATAACTTTTCGCGATTGTGATGTCATTCGGGTTGAAAGGGGAGCTGCATTAAGTATTCATAATGCGGAAGATACGACTGTAAGAAATGTTACTTTTGAAAATGTGCGTGTGGAAGATGCACGTGATGAACTTATTGATCTTTATATCGGACTATCGATTTATAGTGTTGACATTCCTGCTAAATATTCTAGACGTTTTGGTTTTAATATTCCTGACTCACTTAAAGACCCCGACGCAAACGATAATAGAAGTCAATGGCTTTACTTGCCTCAAAGTGAGAGGTCTTCTTACTCAAAAAACCGAGGGCAGATTGAAAATGTAATTTTTAAGGATATTCAAGTGGTTTCAGAAAAGGTTATACCTTCTTTAATAAAAGGATGGGATGATGATTATAGTGTAGATGGCGTAGTAATTGAAAATTTGACCTTTGGAGGAAAGCGCATGCGAAGTCTTGAAGAGGCCAAAATTGCTATTGAAAATGCCACAAATACAGTTATAAAATAA